The sequence AGTATACCGACTGCGGTGTGAGTAAATGATCcgttaaaagaaaaatgcagttTTCGGTCCTGAACAACACTTACTTGGTCAAGCTGTGCCTCAAGTCTTTTAGGCATTTtctctgtttactgatggaacTGCTGCATGTTGTCTGAAGATTGGTGAGCTCCTCAAGTTTTTGTCTGTATACTTTGTGAGTTTCCTAgttatcaaaacaaaaacacacacatacacacgcacacacacacacagtgagcggAGGAAATCTGTAAACACTAAAAAGTCTGCCGACTCAGTAACGGGTCAGACGATGTACAAATGTGCCTTTCTGCACTCACAAATGTATCAACAAATTAAAACTACGAAGAAGTGCTGATGGGTGATTAACATAAATTGAAATGTGTCACATTCCACTGAAAACACTTATTAGAAAGAGTGAAATGAGTCTTAATCGTTGCCAAGCAAAAATTGTCAATTGTATCTGATGCAACCTCAGTTAGGATTGGATGCACACGTGTATAATATAAAAGGAAGGAACTGACAATGAATTGGAGACTGTGTCGGTGCAGGTGAACTATTTCACACTAGTTGAACATGCGGATTCATTTAAGAAACATCCCGAACAGTTGACATCCACCTTCATCCTCTTTCCCTACGGATGAGCTCcagattttaaaatgtgatggCCCAATAGGCCTACGTCCCAGCTGTCTGGTGCGCAGCAGGGTGGCGGTGCCGCGACACCACAGacaacatcatgctgtattataCCTCAAAGTGAACTGCACTCTTTCCTTTTATCGACTTCTTACGTTATTGATTAAAGTTAGCTCACCAGCTAGCGTGGTGCAAGTGGGTGGTGATGATGCGTTCAATGTCTAGGGCTTGCTATAGTCGCGCAACAGCGTGAAGTTGCCTTTAAAACCTCTGTGTAACTTGGTAGCAATCCCCTACCGTCGACATGGATCAATCGAACAACACTCCGCTCTGTTAGCTAACTTACTGTTAGCTGCTCGTTAGCCGCCTAACACAAGACACGAAACCTGCTGCTTTACGTTAGCGGCTGTAGAAGATGACACACATCCAGCGAAACATATTGCACCCCGGAGATATTGCTTCCAACAGCACATATGTTGGCTTAAAGCTGAGCTGAGAATGAATGGCAAATAGGAAATAAACATCCAAACTACCGCAGCCAGTAGAGCATCGGCTGTCGGAGCTACTCAAGACACGCAACAAGCGAGGGATTTACGATTCTCTCGTCCTAGTGTCGTCCGTCACCTGTAGTTGTTGATATTCCTCGTCAATTTCCTCCCACTCCGTCTGAAACTTGGGTTTGGACATTGCGGTCCAGTGGTTAGCTGACGCGAGGAGAGTAGCTTCACAATATTTCACCCTCTCCCACAGGCTGTCAACTCataagcgttttttttttattttatttttttaaatggccaaCAAAGAGCATGCGCACACCGTAACTCCTccgcctctgattggcttgtgcTCGTTTCCTTTATTGGTCGTGGTTATAGGAATATCAGGATAAGCCAATCAGAGGTGGTGTAGGGCGGATCAGAGTGTCTGCTGATAATTGTAtgataatataaaatatgtctACTTAACCTGTTGACactaaatacactttaaaaacattttttttacaaagaaataaaaatgtcgCAGACTCCAGTTGGGCCTCACAGACACATGTAACTCAAATATTAAATTGCAGCAACCAAAGTTACAGTCCACACTTCTGTTGCTAGGATACAGCGAATACTGAGACCTCTCTCGGTTACGGACACCAGCTAGAAGCGTTAAACGTGTATTATAACAATATTAATTCGAGTTTTAGTAAGTTATCCGCTTGGACACATCCTAAGGTACAAGTACTTTGCTTTAAATTAGTGTTTTATGTCCTAATGTTGCCGGTGTTAAGGGAAGTCACACCGACATAACTAACGTTACGCACCGTTTGCTATATAACCAGccttaatttcctttttttgcctcaacaattttgttcttcaaacttttcTCTCATGTGCTCCCGTTTCCTCCACATAACATCGTATTTATGTGATAGGGTTTTCACTCAGTCATGCCGAACATGAAAATATCTCAGACAACATTGTTGGATACACAGTCAAAGAAATCTGGACTGCGGTGCACAGTTTTCTCCGTCGACGGAAATGGATACACTGGAGAGTGGCTGAACAACAAGAAGCATGGTGAGATACTTTCCccattcaattaaatgtatatttgtaaacacgTGTTTGCAAAGTATCAAGCATGACATACTGTGGCCACACTGTTGCTAAAATGTTtgcttattctttttttcaaggGAAGGGAACTCAGGTTTGGAAGAAGTCCGGTGCCATTTATGATGGAGATTGGAAATTTGGGAAACGTAATGGATACGCTACCCTCAGTGTGCTGCTTCCAGAAACAAAGGAGTATACAAGGAAGCACTGTGGTGAATGGAAAAATGGAAAGAAGCATGTATGTATTGGATATGCTGTTATACACAAGTACACTCTGTGATATACTGTGCATAATGTTCTATCTCATACCTCAGGGGTACGGGATGCACTTCTACAAAAGCTCATGTGTTTATGAGGGGGAGTGGAGTGAGGGCCAACGAAGTGGCTGGGGAAGGATGTACTATAAGAGTGGAGACATCTATGAGGGAGAGTGGCTAAAGGATAGGAATCATGGACAGGGCACCATCCGATTTGGTAAGACCACTTGGCTTTcttcacattttttaaacttcaaAAATAGATTAGAGTGTAGTGAGGCATGATGGTGGGTTTTAAAATGTGCCTTTCCAACTTGTGTCCAAGCAAATGAAAATTGGTATGAAGGCAGCTGGCGAGATGGCAAGAAGAACGGTAATGGAAAGTTCTACTATTCTGACAAAGGCCAGATTTATGAAGGcttttggatggatggagtggCAAAGTGTGGGACCCTGTCTGATTTTGGAAGGAATGAAGCACCGACACCAACAAAGTATCCGATTCCGCAGGTACATTTTCACTCTGGTTACTTTTACAAACGCTCTGTAACCAATTATGTCgcacaatcaaacacacatttgatttgaCAAAGCACTTTACAATGCATTATTGTGGattaaaatatgaacatgtcttttttttcaagctaCAACTGGTGGATATGCAGTCGGTTTTAAGTGAAGCCCAGTCCGACAACCATGAGAGAATCAACAGCAAGTTCCCACTGCATGACACACTCACAGggacagaataaaaaagaaaacaaatggcatgatGGTATTCAGTTTGTTCAGTTTTGTCGAAGATATTTACAACCAAATAGTTTGTTATTGTTCgtggagcaaaacaaaaacatctatTGCTATTTCAAAAGAGTTGAAAACAATAGTGATataatttaaacatattaaCCCAGTTTATTACCAACACAGatgattaaattaatatatgtgGAAAATCCAAATGACACATTCACTTAACTTATTTTTCTTGTGAGGACTGATGAAATATGATCcattattgtattttctatATGCTGCACTCCGACTATGCTCTAACCGTCTCATCACCAACCCAACCTGTAATTATGAGGGAATATGTGCACCTACAACTGAATGAGACAAGATAGCACTTATCAACATCCCAGTACCTTAACCGTTGACTTCTGACCGTATATCTCGTCCGATACACACCGTTAACTCAGAGTGATCAGTTTCTCTAAATGATTGAGAATAAAACCCcagttaaattaaatgtaacctTGATTGAAAAGCAATCGTGGTGTTCTCTAAGAATAAATGATGAAAACAACAAGCTAATTCAGGATAAGTGAGACAAGTAGAGTGCTCAAGCTTTATAAAATGAAGCATCAGGGTGATACACTGTGAAAACTCATATGTATCAAGTCTACTCATGAACGTAACCATTTTATACGACTTTCATCGTAGATAAAATCATTTCAAATAGTACATCCAAATTATTTTGGAAATTCTAAAACTTTGAATTCCACTTGTTTATTTCAACAGCCTGTGCTAACAGATGTCAGcaaatatattatacaaataGTACTGCAGTTTAAGCAGCTGTTGAATCAGTCTACACACAGCaagtattacaaaaacaatCAGTACAAGAA is a genomic window of Cyclopterus lumpus isolate fCycLum1 chromosome 12, fCycLum1.pri, whole genome shotgun sequence containing:
- the morn3 gene encoding MORN repeat-containing protein 3; translated protein: MPNMKISQTTLLDTQSKKSGLRCTVFSVDGNGYTGEWLNNKKHGKGTQVWKKSGAIYDGDWKFGKRNGYATLSVLLPETKEYTRKHCGEWKNGKKHGYGMHFYKSSCVYEGEWSEGQRSGWGRMYYKSGDIYEGEWLKDRNHGQGTIRFANENWYEGSWRDGKKNGNGKFYYSDKGQIYEGFWMDGVAKCGTLSDFGRNEAPTPTKYPIPQLQLVDMQSVLSEAQSDNHERINSKFPLHDTLTGTE